From Candidatus Methylomirabilota bacterium:
ACGCGATTCTTCGCCTGAAACAAGCCTATCGATTACTCTTCCTTGCCCACCTTAATACGTCCCAGGCTTTGGAGAGGATTGCATCGGAGGTGAATTCCTGTCCGGAGATCGATCACCTGATTCACTTTATCAAGTTATCGGCGAGAGGGATCGCCCGTTAAAATCCGCCTCGTCCCCCCTTTTCAAAAGAGGGGTTCAGGGGGAATTTGGAGTGCGAGGTTGATAGTGGAGCGCCTCGGGATCATAGCCGGCGGCGGCCCGCTTCCGGTCGTGGCCGCGCGGGATGCGCGCATGCAGGGGTTCAATGTCGTGGCGGTAGCCGTCGAAGAGGCGGCCTCTGCCGATCTGGCGGGTGAAGTGGATGCGATCTGTTGGGTGGGAGCCGGACAGCTTGGGCGGTTGCTTGCGGCGCTGAAGCGTGAAAATGTGACGGACGTTGTGATGCTCGGGAAGATCCCGCTGGATCTTCTCTTCTCGCGCGTGAAGATCGATCTCGCTGGCCTGCTGTTCTATATGAAGCTCAAAGACCGGCGCGGCGATACGATCCTCGCCAGCGTTGGCGACCTGTTGGCAAAGGAAGGGATTACCCTGCATGATTGTCGACGATTCCTTTCTTCGATCGTCTTACGGAAAGGGCTGCTGACGGCCAGGGCTCCAAGTTCCTCGGAGCAGCAGGATATCAGCTTTGGAAGGGAACTTGCTCGATCCATGGCGCAGTTGCGGATCGGTCAAACAGTTGTAGTCAAACGCCGAACTGTCCT
This genomic window contains:
- the lpxI gene encoding UDP-2,3-diacylglucosamine diphosphatase LpxI (LpxI, functionally equivalent to LpxH, replaces it in LPS biosynthesis in a minority of bacteria.), which produces MIVERLGIIAGGGPLPVVAARDARMQGFNVVAVAVEEAASADLAGEVDAICWVGAGQLGRLLAALKRENVTDVVMLGKIPLDLLFSRVKIDLAGLLFYMKLKDRRGDTILASVGDLLAKEGITLHDCRRFLSSIVLRKGLLTARAPSSSEQQDISFGRELARSMAQLRIGQTVVVKRRTVLAVEAIEGTDAAIRRGGQLGKGKVVVVKVGRPEQDMRFDLPVIGPETMVALEDAGATALALDADHTLMLDREKVVATADRLGLAIVAD